A window from Brucella sp. BE17 encodes these proteins:
- a CDS encoding PAS domain-containing protein translates to MGYGSGGKMPEHLFVRFGGEGQDATDKNAMLQRIRAYDWMQSPLGPIESWPDELKSAVRLILLSSSAMAVLAGREGIVIQNDAVVGMLGERFSLALGQPVANVLPVAGDFFRNAIAECYEGKGVSFRDQPVKLKRNGLLDTAWFSIGLTPIANIAGDIYGVLVVASDTTERMRAHNAIERSHQRMELALDAGGIVATWKLDGRNARLKNLQSVFQGMSGFSQANEERFNSTNNLAASVHPEDHNRLLSDLNHAIGTGTEYRCRYRAVTPDGGMRWLVISGRPVRNEQGRIIQYAGIVSDITEQVETATALEQSNLRFDILAESIPQIIWSTDASGKHDYFNKRWSEFTNLKPEDIDLTMWHELVHPDDRARVAEAWQECLATGKNYDIDYRFRYKDGSYRWLWVVALPLKDREGKIVRWYGTSSDIDEPKQLEEQRELVSHELDHRIKNLFALVNGLVSLSARDLPEHMPLADTIRSRLDALHRAHGLIRSNSERKTIALKDLLRQLLAPYHNDENGPITITGEDFELDAGSTTSIALIFHELITNAAKYGALSRSDGGLFVNLEKDEEHQIIEWVEKVNQQVIAASEEGFGSRLLKTIIKSQLRGRIAQDFLPDGLAIRLEIPHSVLLSSDR, encoded by the coding sequence ATGGGATACGGCAGTGGAGGGAAAATGCCGGAACATTTATTTGTGCGGTTTGGTGGTGAAGGACAGGACGCAACTGATAAAAATGCGATGCTGCAGCGTATCCGTGCATATGACTGGATGCAATCTCCGCTCGGGCCAATTGAAAGTTGGCCTGATGAGCTGAAATCGGCCGTTCGGTTAATCCTTCTTTCGAGCTCAGCGATGGCAGTCTTGGCGGGTCGAGAGGGGATTGTTATCCAGAATGATGCCGTCGTCGGTATGCTGGGTGAGCGCTTCAGTTTGGCGCTTGGTCAACCTGTCGCGAACGTTTTGCCTGTAGCAGGCGATTTCTTTCGTAATGCGATTGCTGAATGCTATGAGGGCAAAGGCGTAAGCTTCCGTGACCAGCCCGTCAAATTAAAGCGCAACGGTCTTCTGGATACTGCATGGTTCAGTATCGGGCTTACCCCCATCGCCAATATCGCCGGCGACATATATGGCGTGCTGGTGGTTGCAAGCGACACCACAGAACGCATGCGCGCTCACAACGCGATTGAGCGCTCACATCAGCGCATGGAACTCGCACTGGATGCGGGGGGAATTGTGGCGACCTGGAAGCTGGATGGACGTAACGCCCGCCTAAAGAACCTGCAGAGCGTATTTCAAGGAATGTCAGGATTTTCTCAAGCGAATGAAGAGCGCTTTAACAGCACAAATAATCTTGCCGCGTCGGTTCATCCAGAAGATCATAATCGTTTACTCAGTGATCTTAATCATGCAATCGGGACAGGGACAGAATATCGGTGTCGCTACCGCGCAGTGACACCTGATGGGGGGATGCGTTGGCTTGTCATTTCGGGTCGTCCGGTCAGAAATGAACAGGGGCGGATAATCCAATATGCAGGTATTGTTTCTGATATTACCGAGCAGGTGGAAACGGCTACGGCCCTCGAGCAAAGCAATTTGCGGTTCGATATTCTTGCAGAGTCTATCCCTCAGATAATCTGGAGCACAGATGCGTCAGGTAAGCATGATTATTTCAACAAGAGGTGGAGCGAATTTACGAACCTGAAGCCGGAAGATATTGATCTGACCATGTGGCATGAACTTGTTCATCCCGATGATCGGGCTCGGGTTGCTGAAGCTTGGCAAGAGTGTCTGGCGACTGGGAAGAACTACGATATTGATTATCGTTTCCGCTATAAAGACGGCTCTTATCGCTGGCTCTGGGTTGTGGCACTTCCCCTGAAAGACCGGGAGGGGAAAATTGTTCGTTGGTATGGCACATCGTCGGATATCGACGAGCCCAAGCAATTGGAAGAACAGCGAGAACTGGTGTCCCATGAACTTGATCATCGGATCAAGAACCTGTTTGCACTTGTTAACGGGCTCGTCAGCCTGTCGGCTCGGGACCTCCCTGAACATATGCCGCTTGCGGACACGATACGCAGCCGTCTTGATGCCTTGCACCGTGCTCACGGATTGATCCGCAGCAACTCTGAAAGAAAAACAATTGCGCTTAAGGACCTCCTTAGGCAACTGCTCGCGCCTTATCATAATGACGAGAACGGGCCCATAACGATCACTGGAGAAGACTTCGAGCTAGATGCAGGCTCTACCACATCCATTGCACTGATATTCCATGAACTCATAACCAATGCGGCGAAATACGGAGCCCTGTCACGATCCGATGGAGGTTTGTTCGTCAACTTGGAAAAAGATGAGGAGCATCAGATCATCGAATGGGTGGAGAAGGTCAATCAACAGGTGATCGCTGCGAGTGAAGAGGGGTTCGGTTCTCGCCTGCTCAAGACGATCATTAAAAGCCAGTTGCGGGGCCGAATAGCGCAGGATTTTTTACCTGACGGATTGGCGATACGCCTCGAAATTCCCCACTCCGTTCTGCTGTCTTCGGACCGCTAA
- a CDS encoding cold-shock protein: MTTGIVKWFNSTKGFGFIQPDNGGADAFVHISAVERAGMREIVEGQKIGYDLERDMKSGKMSACNLQAA; the protein is encoded by the coding sequence ATGACCACAGGCATAGTTAAATGGTTTAATTCCACCAAGGGCTTCGGCTTCATCCAGCCGGACAATGGCGGCGCTGACGCTTTCGTCCACATTTCTGCCGTCGAACGTGCTGGAATGCGTGAAATCGTTGAAGGTCAGAAGATTGGTTACGATCTTGAGCGTGACATGAAGTCTGGCAAGATGTCGGCCTGCAATCTGCAAGCTGCTTAA
- the rpsU gene encoding 30S ribosomal protein S21, with the protein MQVLVRDNNVDQALRVLKKKLQREGVFREMKARRAYEKPSEKRNREKEAAISRARKEAKKKAQREGLLPKPRRKALSVRAGNATKASQTV; encoded by the coding sequence TTGCAGGTACTTGTCCGAGATAACAATGTTGATCAGGCGCTTCGCGTCCTAAAGAAGAAATTGCAGCGGGAAGGCGTCTTCCGTGAGATGAAAGCACGTCGTGCTTACGAGAAGCCGTCGGAAAAACGCAATCGTGAAAAAGAAGCGGCGATTAGTCGAGCGCGCAAGGAAGCTAAAAAGAAGGCTCAGCGCGAGGGACTTCTGCCAAAGCCAAGGCGAAAAGCTCTTTCGGTCAGAGCTGGAAATGCTACGAAGGCATCGCAAACGGTCTGA